In Sulfurimonas paralvinellae, the following proteins share a genomic window:
- a CDS encoding HyaD/HybD family hydrogenase maturation endopeptidase yields MKKTAVLGVGNILELDDGIAVYATKYLENNYSFKPSIDIINGGVEGINLLNLFMEYEHILILDAIEIDDKPGSIYHIPAHELTGYGLNSGGAHEIGVLQCFDILELMGKDIPQSSVVGIIPEKIDVFIGLSQTMKKNFHTYINTVLNILKKENIIYKKNQQTISIENIIDMFKNPSSK; encoded by the coding sequence ATGAAGAAAACTGCAGTACTAGGAGTAGGCAATATACTTGAACTGGATGATGGTATTGCTGTATATGCAACAAAGTATCTTGAAAACAATTATAGTTTTAAACCATCCATAGATATAATTAATGGTGGTGTTGAAGGAATTAATCTCTTAAATCTTTTTATGGAGTATGAACATATTCTTATTCTTGATGCTATTGAAATAGATGATAAACCCGGTTCCATATATCATATTCCTGCTCATGAATTAACGGGATACGGATTAAATTCCGGTGGTGCACATGAGATTGGAGTATTGCAATGTTTTGATATTTTGGAGCTTATGGGTAAGGATATTCCACAATCAAGCGTAGTTGGAATTATTCCTGAAAAAATTGATGTATTTATTGGACTAAGTCAAACAATGAAAAAAAATTTTCATACCTATATTAATACTGTACTCAATATTTTAAAAAAAGAGAATATTATATATAAGAAAAATCAACAGACTATTAGTATAGAAAATATTATTGATATGTTTAAAAACCCTTCATCTAAATAG
- a CDS encoding hydrogenase maturation protease, with the protein MEKKVALIGSGNAFFKDEGIGLYGAKYLKENYKFSPAIDIVDGGTLGFKLMPLIQEYDEVIIINTASDDTKEVGDITIKTTEEFLNGDLIKKTANEVEIAEMLQICSLTEQMAETIVISIVPEDIIAVEVGLTQSLRAVWSVYIETIIEKIENLGIKIEKKDNYVSLEEILEIFANPSIEHSRGF; encoded by the coding sequence ATGGAAAAAAAAGTTGCACTTATTGGCTCAGGTAATGCCTTTTTTAAAGATGAAGGTATAGGTCTCTACGGCGCAAAGTATCTTAAGGAAAATTATAAGTTCTCTCCTGCAATAGATATTGTTGATGGAGGGACATTAGGTTTTAAACTTATGCCCTTGATACAGGAATATGATGAAGTGATAATTATTAATACTGCTTCAGATGATACTAAAGAAGTAGGGGATATCACCATAAAAACAACAGAAGAGTTTTTAAATGGTGATCTTATAAAAAAAACAGCAAACGAAGTTGAAATAGCTGAAATGCTTCAAATATGTTCTCTGACAGAGCAGATGGCTGAAACCATTGTAATTAGTATTGTTCCTGAAGATATTATTGCAGTTGAAGTTGGCTTAACCCAATCATTAAGAGCTGTATGGAGCGTCTACATTGAAACAATAATAGAAAAAATCGAAAACCTTGGTATTAAGATTGAAAAAAAAGACAACTATGTTAGCTTAGAAGAGATATTAGAGATTTTTGCAAACCCAAGCATTGAACACTCTAGAGGGTTTTAA
- the hypF gene encoding carbamoyltransferase HypF, whose amino-acid sequence MESTSKKRVKLHIFGIVQGVGFRPFVYQLAIKYSLKGFVFNDGRGVVIEVEGKNAKLSQFINDLKLNSPSLARIDYIEQQDIDLVNDEMFSIIHSETTTLQTMVSPDISLCDECRAEMNDVHNRRYKYPFINCTNCGPRYTIIDNLPYDRHNTSMEHFNMCEACTEEYNDPTNRRYHAQPIGCFDCGPNLKIINLMEDDFENDQGLVKIAVQYINDGKTIAVKGMGGFHLICDATNDAAVLALRLHKHRQKKPLAVMFPSISCIKKVTKLSKTEEKLIVAKERPIVVVQKNKSRYLSKFIAPEIDRIGVFLPYTPLHELLLQEVKKPLVATSANLSDEPIIRDDKELFKKLHLVAQTSLTHNREIINACDDSVVMDVYGEPIFLRLSRGYTPKSFYLQNKSKKKVLALGANQKNTITLAFDNNIIVSPHIGDLNSLEAFDYFLRTVETFKRFYDFEPDILVCDKHPKYETTKWAKEYIQKYTHIELIQVQHHYAHALSVMAEYNLNERVLAFCFDGTGYGDDGTLWGGEVLLATPTEYERIVHLKEFTLLGGEKAIKEPRRIALSLLFEYFSITEILQMDHSLVKSFTKNEIETFYLMRERAINSPKSTSIGRLFDAVYALCDNLQGVFYEGQSGLVLESYAEKIMTHDSYHYTMNEGIIDCKIMLEEIMSENDVQKIAAKFINAVAKIVIDICLEYRELPVVLSGGVFQNKLLLQKCIEQLKKNSMRYYIQHQTPINDGGISLGQAYYALHI is encoded by the coding sequence GTGGAGTCTACATCTAAAAAAAGAGTAAAGCTTCATATTTTTGGAATAGTTCAAGGCGTTGGATTTCGACCTTTTGTCTATCAGTTGGCAATAAAGTATTCATTAAAAGGTTTCGTATTTAATGATGGTAGGGGCGTTGTTATTGAAGTAGAAGGAAAGAATGCAAAATTATCGCAATTTATCAATGATTTAAAATTAAATAGCCCCTCATTAGCTCGTATTGATTATATAGAACAACAGGATATAGATCTTGTAAATGATGAAATGTTTTCTATCATTCATTCTGAAACTACAACATTGCAAACAATGGTCTCTCCTGATATTTCACTTTGTGACGAGTGTAGAGCAGAGATGAATGATGTCCACAACAGAAGATATAAATATCCTTTTATAAACTGTACGAATTGTGGTCCTAGATATACAATAATAGATAATCTTCCTTATGACAGACATAACACCTCGATGGAGCATTTTAATATGTGTGAGGCTTGTACAGAAGAGTATAATGATCCGACTAATAGACGATATCATGCTCAACCAATAGGCTGTTTTGATTGTGGTCCAAATTTAAAAATCATAAATTTAATGGAAGATGATTTTGAAAATGACCAAGGTCTTGTAAAAATTGCCGTGCAATATATAAATGATGGAAAGACAATTGCAGTAAAAGGTATGGGAGGCTTTCATCTTATTTGTGATGCGACAAATGATGCTGCCGTACTAGCATTGAGATTGCATAAGCATCGACAAAAAAAGCCTTTAGCTGTAATGTTTCCAAGTATAAGTTGTATAAAGAAAGTAACAAAATTATCTAAAACAGAAGAAAAATTGATAGTTGCAAAAGAGCGTCCAATTGTTGTTGTTCAAAAAAATAAGAGTAGATATTTATCTAAATTTATAGCACCTGAGATTGATAGGATAGGTGTCTTTTTACCTTATACACCTTTGCATGAGTTACTTTTACAAGAGGTTAAAAAACCTCTTGTAGCAACAAGTGCCAATCTAAGTGATGAACCAATTATCAGGGACGACAAAGAACTGTTTAAAAAACTGCATTTAGTTGCACAAACTTCTTTAACGCATAATAGAGAGATCATTAACGCTTGTGATGACAGTGTAGTTATGGATGTTTATGGAGAACCTATATTTTTAAGACTCTCACGCGGATATACTCCTAAAAGTTTTTATTTGCAAAATAAGAGCAAGAAAAAAGTACTTGCTCTGGGAGCTAATCAAAAAAATACAATTACATTAGCGTTTGATAATAATATAATTGTTTCTCCACATATTGGAGATTTGAACTCCTTAGAGGCATTTGATTATTTTTTACGGACTGTTGAAACTTTTAAAAGGTTTTATGATTTTGAACCAGATATTTTAGTCTGTGATAAGCATCCAAAATATGAAACAACTAAATGGGCAAAAGAGTATATACAAAAATATACTCATATTGAGTTAATTCAAGTGCAACATCATTATGCTCATGCTCTCTCAGTTATGGCAGAGTATAATTTAAATGAAAGAGTTTTAGCATTTTGCTTTGATGGAACCGGTTATGGAGATGATGGCACATTATGGGGAGGTGAAGTTTTGTTAGCAACACCTACTGAATATGAACGCATTGTTCATTTAAAAGAATTTACTCTTCTTGGAGGTGAAAAGGCTATTAAAGAACCTAGAAGAATAGCATTATCATTGTTGTTTGAGTATTTTAGCATCACAGAAATTCTGCAAATGGATCATAGTCTTGTAAAATCTTTTACAAAGAATGAAATAGAAACTTTTTATTTAATGAGAGAAAGAGCAATTAACTCCCCTAAAAGCACTTCTATTGGAAGGTTATTTGATGCAGTTTATGCTTTATGCGACAATCTCCAAGGAGTTTTCTATGAAGGACAAAGTGGTTTGGTGCTTGAGAGTTATGCCGAGAAAATTATGACTCATGATTCATATCATTATACAATGAATGAGGGTATTATAGATTGTAAAATAATGCTTGAAGAGATAATGAGTGAAAATGATGTACAAAAAATAGCTGCTAAGTTTATTAATGCAGTCGCTAAAATAGTAATTGATATCTGTTTAGAGTATAGAGAATTACCAGTGGTGTTAAGTGGCGGAGTATTTCAAAATAAGCTTTTATTGCAAAAGTGTATTGAACAGTTGAAGAAAAATAGTATGAGATACTATATTCAGCATCAAACTCCGATTAATGATGGTGGAATATCGCTAGGTCAAGCGTATTACGCATTGCATATATAA
- a CDS encoding cytochrome b/b6 domain-containing protein: protein MKAGHRQVKRMTGTMRIIHWINVISMIVAVITGLYIGHPYYETFMADGAVDKYVMAWNRWGHFMVAIIFDVTSIIVAYLYFFSRFEKPYKKVLPTAKNIKEFIEVFLNLLTLNRRKKFDSTHSDSFNTVYFSIFHLLLAWMLFTGLQLYVHGLESGESSIGTWWPAMLHLVTDWTIPVSAWIAGGGPTATIMDVRIVHHYTMWWIIAWVVFHIYYQVWRTIYWKEGDIAIVVGGSKFVKEDKA, encoded by the coding sequence ATGAAAGCTGGTCACAGACAAGTTAAACGTATGACAGGTACAATGCGTATAATCCATTGGATAAATGTCATATCAATGATAGTCGCTGTTATTACAGGACTTTATATTGGGCATCCTTATTATGAAACATTTATGGCTGATGGTGCAGTCGATAAGTATGTTATGGCATGGAATCGATGGGGACACTTTATGGTTGCGATTATATTTGATGTGACATCAATAATAGTAGCATACCTCTATTTCTTTTCACGCTTTGAAAAGCCATATAAAAAGGTTTTGCCGACAGCTAAGAATATAAAAGAGTTTATTGAGGTTTTTTTAAATCTTCTTACACTCAATCGCCGTAAGAAATTTGATTCTACACATAGTGATAGTTTTAATACTGTATATTTTTCAATTTTTCATCTGCTTTTAGCATGGATGCTCTTTACCGGGTTACAGTTGTATGTACATGGTTTAGAATCTGGTGAGAGTTCAATCGGTACATGGTGGCCTGCCATGCTGCATCTGGTAACTGATTGGACAATACCAGTATCAGCTTGGATAGCTGGTGGAGGACCAACTGCAACTATTATGGATGTAAGAATTGTACACCATTACACAATGTGGTGGATTATTGCATGGGTAGTTTTCCATATATATTATCAGGTATGGCGTACTATTTATTGGAAAGAAGGTGATATTGCCATTGTTGTCGGTGGTAGTAAATTTGTAAAAGAGGATAAAGCTTAG